A part of Candidatus Babeliaceae bacterium genomic DNA contains:
- the trpS gene encoding tryptophan--tRNA ligase: METKNKAVRVLTGDRPTGPLHLGHYVGSLANRIMLQEKYDQYVMIADVQALTDNYEDPGKVRRNVTQVALDYLAVGIDPEKTTIFIQSLIPEIAELTIFFLNLVSINRVTRNPTVKTELKQKGFGEHVPAGFVVYPISQAADITIVKGHIVPVGEDQLPMIEQTNEIVRTFNRLYSCNVFPEVEALVPKISRLCGTDGHNKMSKSLNNAIYLSDSADTVVAKVKSMYTDPGHIHVSDPGKVEGNTVFTYLDVFDPNIAEVAQLKEHYQRGGLGDMILKKRLAEILNTFLEPIRERRKQFEQDPEYAMRVLLDGTAKTRLIAQQTMHEVRQVMHLDY, from the coding sequence ATGGAAACAAAAAATAAAGCCGTACGCGTGTTGACCGGTGATCGTCCAACGGGGCCGTTACATCTTGGACATTACGTAGGATCACTTGCCAATCGCATTATGTTGCAAGAAAAATATGATCAATATGTCATGATTGCCGACGTGCAAGCGCTCACAGATAATTATGAAGATCCGGGCAAGGTCCGAAGAAATGTCACTCAAGTAGCGCTCGATTATTTAGCCGTTGGCATCGACCCAGAAAAAACAACAATATTCATACAATCGCTGATTCCAGAAATTGCAGAATTAACTATATTTTTTTTAAACCTCGTTAGTATCAATAGAGTCACGCGCAACCCAACGGTAAAAACAGAGCTCAAACAAAAAGGCTTTGGTGAACATGTACCCGCAGGATTTGTTGTATACCCTATAAGTCAAGCGGCTGATATTACCATCGTTAAGGGGCACATTGTTCCTGTTGGCGAAGATCAATTACCCATGATCGAACAAACCAATGAAATTGTCAGAACATTTAACAGATTATATTCTTGCAACGTATTCCCAGAAGTCGAAGCACTCGTACCAAAAATATCTCGGTTATGCGGCACTGATGGTCACAATAAAATGAGCAAGTCGCTTAATAATGCCATCTACCTTTCTGACTCTGCAGACACGGTTGTTGCAAAAGTAAAAAGCATGTACACCGATCCCGGACATATTCATGTCAGCGATCCAGGCAAAGTAGAAGGTAACACCGTCTTTACCTATCTTGACGTATTTGACCCGAACATTGCAGAAGTTGCACAGCTTAAAGAACATTATCAACGCGGCGGCTTAGGCGATATGATACTTAAAAAAAGACTTGCCGAAATTTTGAACACATTCTTAGAGCCAATCAGAGAACGCAGAAAACAGTTTGAGCAGGACCCTGAGTACGCTATGCGCGTACTCTTAGATGGCACTGCAAAAACTCGTCTTATTGCGCAGCAAACGATGCACGAAGTGCGCCAGGTAATGCATCTCGATTATTAA